In the genome of Candoia aspera isolate rCanAsp1 chromosome 4, rCanAsp1.hap2, whole genome shotgun sequence, the window tatgatatatatgtcATTCTTTTATCAATTTTATTAGTACAAATAATACAGTTATAGAATAGTCTGGTCAAATATTTAGTTTGATAGTTTTATGTATTATAATCTGTTGATTTTTTGAGAGTTTTTTTTcaataatatgttttaaaatactgGAAAACTAGGTAAGTCGAGACTCTAGGTCACAAAGAAAAACAGCACAGTATGCCAGATTGAAGAAACACAGTTAACTGGATACATCTCAATCATTACAGCATGTCTTTAGGTTAGAATTCTTTGCTTTTTGGAAAACAAGTGAACCTGTAAAGCCCTTAATTTCCTAAAACTGTTTTAAGAAGAATTCTAGAATTATATATTCAAAACCGACTAGGGTAGTCATTTTTTTGGTGGATCAGTAAAGCTTCAATCCTATACACGGTTACTTAGCTTAGAATACCCACCCAGCCCCGAATAAAATGCATCTTATTTTGGCGTAAACATGACAGGATCCTCAAAAGCGCTTCAAAGGTTGCAATGAGCCGGAAGCCCCCCAGATGCGATGGATTTCAATCCCTTGCCATCGACTCTGTATTGCAGATCCCGCTAGGGAATGCAGATGTAAGGGAGTGAGCAACACAACCGGCCCTACGATGACGTTGCATAGGAGGCTTTAAGAATTTCCCATAAAGCAGTGATtctcaggaagctctggcgtgggctggtccatgaagtcacgaagagtcggaagcgactaaacgaataaacaacaacaacaagtgattctcagccttggcaacttgatgatgcgtggacttcgattcccaaaattgctggctggggaattctgagagttgaaatccacacatttttaagttgccaaggttgaaaaacactgccataagGAGATCCCGCAAAGACAAAGATCATATCCATCTACTTATTTTAAGTGCTATTGCTGCTGTCCTCCCTCGCTTCATGTCGACGCCTCAGAGCAGACACGCGCCAGCCGCAAACAGAGCGGAAGTGGCGGAAAGAGTCGCCTCCCTCCCGTTCTACTTCTACGGCGCGCCTTCCCAGAGGACGGTAGGAAGAGAAATCCATCCGCGTTCTTTCCTCGACCCGCCCCTCGGCGATCGGCTGGTCGAGCTTGCTCCCGCTTTCCCGTCGTGCCCCGCGATTGTTGCTCTGTCACGGTCGCAGCCGGTGCGTGGAAGACGGAGCCATGAAGCAGGAAGGCGGGTCGCGACGCCGCGCCGGATCCGAAAAGGCCAAGCTGCCTCCCACCGAGCCCCATCAACCGCCCGCTCTGGCCGCCGATGTGGAGATGCAGGAAGAGGCGGCTCCGGCCGAACCTGCTTCGGCGGAGAAATCGCAGCGCGAGCTCGACGCCGTCACGCTcgaaggtggggaggggggagtagcATCATCCGCGAGTGAAAGCTAAGGTAGAGCGGGAGCGGCCCGAGAAGTGGAAAGGGGCGGGGACTAGAATATCCCCGTTTCCATTCCCTTTGTGGTTAGGGcgtggcagggggggggggctaccgAAAGTTCCAGGGGCTCCGATTGGTCAGTTCTGGGGGATTCGGCTCTGGGGGCGGCTGCGGTGTGGAAAGTGGGGTTAAGGGGGTGGGGTTGTTTCttgaaaaagagaaagtaaattaCAAAAGTCCTTAAGATGTAGAAGCGCTTGGAGAAGGGTACCTATCCAGGGAGGATGGGGTGCACGATAGTGTTAAGCCATGATTCCTCAACCATAGTTTGTTTAATACACTATAATTGCTTGGGTTCACACGGGATGCATTATGCTTTTAGCCCCTGTCAGCCATAGGGAGACTTACTACCTAGATTTGAATGCTGGTGGCACTGGGTCTTTCTGGGGCTACCAGATATGGCCTGTAAAAATCCACACACACTTACCTTATGTGGCTTTCATTTGTGTAAACCTGCTGAACCATTGTTGTGAGCTTCACAGAGGAAGTACATAAAAAATATAGTCAGTAGATGTCTTGGTCAAAATTCTGACTTCTTATAAGCTTGGGTCGAGAAAGGAACAGGTTTGGATTCCATAGTATAATAGTATAATTTATTCTCTAagatagtgtttttcaacctcagcaacttgaagatgtgtggatttcaactcccagaattccccagccagcatgggagttctgggagttgaagtccacacatcttcaaggtgctgaggttgaaaaacactagtctAAAATAACCTGCCAGAGCCCAGCTTTGAGGTATTTTCAAAGGAATTTTATTTAAAGGGTGTGGTAGGTGGTGGAGACTTGGTTATTGGCCAGTTTTGTAACTTAGTATATGTTTATGGAAGTGATTCTTTTATTGGAATAGTAGAGCTCAGTGGATGGTTCACAAAGTGGAATCtaaaaaaatagatatagaataaaatcaaaataagccacaagtgattaaaaaaagcaagaatcacaggcaattgttttttatatattttttaaaaatagtaatgatTGAAACCTTGTAAAACTGGAAAACATTTCCATTTGATGCCAGAGTACCACAacatgagtacaggtagtccttgcttaataatcattcatttagtgattgttCTGACTTACCACGATGCTGGAAAAACctacttgtgaccagtcctcacgcttacgactgTTGTGGTATCCCTGTGttcatatgatcacaatttgggagcttggcaactggtttgcatttatgaccgtcacagtgtcacgtggtcatgtgatggccattttcaaccttcccagccagcttttgacaagcaaaatcaatggggaactgtgttattcacttaatgaccacttggttcgcttaacaaccaccacaaaaggttataaaatcaggttggattcacttaatgactgcttcacttagcaactgaaattccagtcccaattgtggtccttaagcaaagactacctgtactaggtAAGTCTCTCTGGAAAAACAGTCCACAACTGAGGTCCAATCCCTGAAAATATGTTTCATTATCAGATCAATCTGCAGCAGTGCCAGCATTCAGTTTCCATCATCCATGGGTACCCCATGGGACTCCCGCACTTCAACATAATGTTGGTATTTGCTcacttgtattttattattattattcatctaGCAATGGCGGTAAAGTCTTCAAACTGAGCTGTAGTAATATGTTAACTGAAATGCTAGTATGAaggctttagagcagtgtttctcggtctcagcaactttaagaagtgttgactccaactcccagaattttccagccaacaggctgactgtggaattctgggagttggagtccacacatcttaaagttgctgagattgagaaacactgctttagaggataCTGAAATCTGCATCCTAACCCAGAAGCCAGTATCCGTCGTGGCTTAATTCACAGTTGCTCTAAACGTTTTTCCATATTATGAATAGCTTTGATAGTCAGGAATTTGAGCAAGTCCGCTATTGGTTTAAAATAGCGTCAGAATTATTACTTAGAATCCAAAGcatacacaataaaacaataggaCTTTGTTATATTTTGGTGACTTGGTGTAAGTTTTTGCTGTATGAATATTAAGTTGCTCCAGTCAGTGGTGGGCACTTCCTCCCACACTATACTGTTAAGCTATCCTTGTTGAGCTACCTTCCTTTATTGTGCCTTGCAGACATCAAAGAACATGTGAAGCAACTTGAGAAAGCTGTATCAGGGAAGGAACCACGCTATGTCCTGCGTGCCCTCAGAGCTTTGCCCTCCACTTCCCGTCGCCTCAACCCCAACGTGCTCCAGAAAGCCATCAATGGCTTTTTCACATCTAACAGTGCTGTGCGGGACTTCCTCATCGGCTTCCTGGAGGAGGCAAGTTCAGAGGAGGTGGAGGTGGGATGTGGGCTGGGTATTCCCACTGAATTCTAGGAGGACTGGCATGTATCATCTCTGATCAATTTAAAGATCACTTAAATGGTGAATTATGGAAGTGGGAAACATGCGGTCCTAAGCCATTGGTGTATAGGCTTTTatgagaagaggaggaggcaggaATTCCATCCTTCCATTGACTTGATCGATCGATCTGTCTATCTTCTGTCGCTCAATAGCCCATGGACACAGAAGTGGACCTACAGTTCCGGCCCCGCACAGGGAAGGCAGCTGCCACTCCTCTCTTGCCAGAAGTAGAAGCATATCTCCAGCTACTCCTGGTCATCTATCTGATGAATAGCAAACGCTACCAAGAGGTAATGGCCTGACATTCCATATGTGTTGTTTCCTGATTGAAAGCAAAGACTTGCCAGGGATCATGCATGGACCTaggtcactgtttctcaaccttggcaactttgagctgtgtggacttcaactcccaggaatgCTGGGTGGAAGAAAGAGCAGGGAATTAAAACAGGAAAATTAGGTGCTGTTATCTAATACATTCCACACATATCCGACTGACATTCATATACAGGAGAGATGCTGAATGCACAACCATGAACCATGGTATTAGCAAGGGAGAAATGTATCAATGACAGGGACATTATATCCTCTACAGATTCTAATAAGCCGTAACATTGTGGTCAGATAATCAAATAACTAGTGATAATTTTGCAGAATGGCCTTTGGCACTGGTCCAATTCCCTCTTCTTACACGTTGTACCCTACCACACCTCTTCATTCAAGTACCATATGAACTGTTTTTCCCAACCCTGACATTTATCTATTTTGTGGGAATTATTATACACATGTTAATATATGCATAGCCAGAAAAATCGAGCCATATTGAGTAGACTGGATGCTATAATTTAATATCTCACCGTACGGGATTTTTACAATAGCAGGGATTAGAAACTCAAAATGGACATGAGTGAAGTTCACTTAGATGCAGCACAGGATCCTCGTGTCCAAATGAGTAAGTTGTTATTGCTTTTTACTAAAATGACTTAGGAAGGACTTAAAAGATAATCTCGGGTGCTTTttgcagaccagacaggaagtgTAAGAGTTGCGTACTGATCAGCACTTAGTAGTGTTATGTAAAACCTCCTCTGGAGCCTTGTATGCTTTTCACACTGTCTCTTTCCTTGCTCCAGGCCCAGAAGGTTTCAGATGATCTGATGCAAAAAATAAGCCCTCAAAATCGCCGTGCCCTTGATCTGGTCGTGGCCAAGTGTTACTATTACCATGCTCGTATCTATGAGTTTTTGAATAAGTTGGATGTGGTCAGGAGGTAAATCTGGAAGCATCTGGATGTTACcctagttcttttttttcccctcctttgtaCTTTCCTGGTGACACAGCCtctctccatttcttttccttttaaagctTCCTTCATGCCCGTTTAAGGACAGCAACGCTCCGGCATGATGCAGATGGACAGGCTACTCTGCTAAATCTGCTGCTCAGGAACTACCTTCATTATGACCTCTATGATCAGGCAGAAAAATTGGTCTCCAAATCAGTGTTCCCTGAGCAGGCAAACAATAACGAATGGGCCAGGTACCTCTACTACACTGGTAAGAGGAAACAGTTGGTCCTTTTTGATATAAAATACTATACAGTGTGCTTGATTATAGTTTGGCAGGGGTGGGCTTATTTACTGTTTTTGACCACAGAAGCAAAACACAAGGACTTGTGCATATTAACTTATTGTTAATAAGTTAATATTAACACCTCTTTGGCACAGGAATGGGGAACCTTGGACACTGCATTAGGGACAGACAGCCTGGGCCCCTGGGTTATGTATTGCCACTAGAGCCttttctctggcttctggaaacaTTCAGGCCACAATGGCTGTAAACTGGCAGCATGATTCGTTTCCATTTTGCAGTGGGAAATATAGAGAAATTGCAGAATGCAtcctaaaataaaatatcaccCTACCTACCATGGTCTTAGCCACTCTAAAAAGTTAAATTTGCCCACCTCTAGAGATTGCAAAACTGTAATGAATCTGGATTATTCTTGTTCAGTAGCCACAACTTCACTTTTTTTAATACAAGTTTGTTTCTACATCagcttataattttttttaagtaaaacatCTCATTGAAAATTCAGACCTGATTTCCagggtgtgtatatgtgtgcttcatgtacatttatttatcaaaatatcgCATCACAAAATTCAGAGAGGTGCAAATATTGGAGTGTACAATATTCACAGCCCCTGCTTGCTTGCCTCAAGCTATACTGAGAATATGTACTAGCAGGATCTCTTTGTGCTAAAAAGTCCCCTAGGATTATTACAGTGTAGCCCCCATTTGATTGAATTCCTCTTCCTTGAGGAATCTCCCAGCTATTCTTGATTCCTTCTTCTAGTTTAGTAATGCAGCACAAATTCACATCatggagggaaggggggaaacgTATCTCAGGGCAGCCTTAGCGTTAACATTTGCACTAATCCTTCCTAGCGCTTAGTTGTTCTTCTTTGCAGGCCGGATCAAAGCCATCCAGTTAGAATATTCTGAAGCTCGGAGAACCATGACGAATGCGCTCCGGAAAGCACCCCAGCATACAGCTGTTGGCTTCAAACAGACAGTGAGTGGGAGTTGAAttttctaaaacagtgtttctcaaccttggccacgggaagatgtgtggacttcagctcccagaatttcccagccagccccatgctggctggggaattctgggagttgaagtccatacatcttcccgtggccaaggctgagaaacactgctccagatggTGCTATGAGCTGGTGACAAGTATTTTGTCATTTGCATGCACTCTGTGCTTACTAACTGGACCAACTGATGTGTTGCACCCATGGTTAGGTTCATAAGTTGCTGATTGTGGTGGAGTTGCTACTAGGTGAGATTCCAGATAGACTGCAGTTTCGGCAGCCGTCTCTGAAAAGATCACTCATGCCCTACTTCCTTTTGACACAGGGTAAGTATTATCGTAACAATCCTATGAAAAGATGTTAGGGCCCTTGACTTTCAGAGAGTGCATTCCAAAAAATTGGAGCGCAAGCAGAAGAATATGAAACTCTGAGTCACTGATGGAGAAGCTCACAGCTGTAGGCAAACCTGCTCAGATGATCTCAGGAAGCATGGAAATTCCCACTGGACAGCCAGTAGCCACTATTGGTATCAGAAATATGTTTGCCCAGACTAATGTACTGATGGTACCAATTTCTGGAGCTCAAGATTACTTATTTCCCACTGTTAATGGCAATGGGAAACTAGCAGTCTGCaacagagacagaaagagaggaagCCTTGTTGTTCCCAGCTCCTGCAAGTGATTCTACACAAATTACATGGAAAGATGGTGTAGAACTATATGAGGTGTAGAATGCATATATACTCCCCCCCTTACTTTGACATCTATTGGGTTCAAAAAGTTGCCAAAAAACTGCATTGTTTGAAAAAAGTGATGTCATGAATTACATTTACTGCGATCAAAAGTATGTGATTATTCCGTCAAAGTTTCTCATGGTTGTAACTATTCATTACATTATTTATATGCAATGCATGAACTCTTGAGTAAATAGTCAGATATTAAATCACAAACATTAATATCTGAAGGAACCTCAAGAACAAATGTAGACTTGATGCCTCCTGTTTAATGAAGATTTTGTTTTGTGAACATGCTTCCAATGTGCAGCAAAGCCTCTGCATTCGTTTACATGTAGACCCAAAGCATCAGCAAGGAAAGGAATATATTATATAtagggaatacacacacacacacacagaaatcagAATTCTGAGGCTGCAGGTGCTCACCCACAGGCATGAACATTCTTCACATATGCTCACTGAGCTCTTCAGCTTAATCCTCTCTTGCATCCTTTTGACAGCTGTTCGAACAGGAAATCTGGCCAAGTTCAACCAGGTTCTCGATCAGTTTGGTGACAAGTTCCAAGCAGATGGAACCTACACCCTCATCATCCGGTTGAGACACAATGTGATCAAAACAGGTAAGAAGCCGTTAATTCCTTGTAGTTTTCCTTCTGGTGGCAATATGCAGCTTAAAATTCTATCTTGGAGATGCATCAATTTTTCTAGTTGCTACTGAATTTATCCTCTCATTTTACTTTCTTGCCGTCTTTCTGAAGAGGATCTCAGGATTGAACCAATTCCTGCTTTTATGAATGCCCCTTTTGAGTAGAAAGAAAAAATCATATTTACTAGTTTgtcttccctcttcttttttgaCTTTTGTGCTCCTATCCTATATATATTGGCACTGATTTTCTTTTACATCTTATGCAGGTGTTCGCATGATCAGCCTTTCGTATTCACGCATATCCTTAGCTGATATAGCTCAGAAGTTGCAGTTGGATAGCCCAGAGGATGCGGAGTTCATTGTTGCCAAGGTGAGGGACTGTGTGGTTTACAATCTTCTTCCAAACGTACTGAGCAACTGGGTTGCACTTGAAAGCCACGAGGTCCCAGTCTTTGTGATGGAGAAATTTACTTTGGGCCTTGGTTATTTGGAAAATTCCAAAATAAAGTGTTCAAAGGCCGCTGCTGATTGTTTTAACTTTGTCTGTTTTTAATACCCAGCATCATATTAGGCCTTTGGTATTAATAACATAGAATTGGATAacatttcttcctttccattaGCAAACAGCATAAGTCTGCAACTCTGTATCTGGACTGTTCAGAAGACTTAGGTTCAGTAAGCTCTTTCTAAAAGTTGTTTTCCCAAACAAGCTGTGAACATCTGCTTCTTGCCTTGCTCACCTGAGTAGTCATCCGAGGGCTACCTAACCATTGTTGTGCCTTGATTTCCAGGCTATTCgagatggtgtgattgaagctagCATTAATCATGAGAAAGGGTATGTCCAGTCAAAGGAGATGACTGACATCTATTCCACACGGGAGCCCCAGCTTGCCTTCCACCAGCGTATTTCCTTCTGCCTCGACATTCACAATATGTCTGTCAAGGTAAGGCACGGGTGGTCGGTGTTTAAGGAGTTGGGAGCCACACTTCAGCCTCCCAGGTCATCCAGTGATGTGGTCACATCACTGGAGGGGGAAGGCCAAATTTTTCTCATACACTTTGAGGATGGAGTTTCTGGAGTGTGTGCTGAGGATGGGGATGGAGTAGGAGGCCTCTCAGAGGCAAACTGCCCCCACACCCTCAAAAAGGGCAAAAATCACAAAGGTCAGAACTTGGTCATTTTGCTGCAAATGCAGTTTTGGGGTGCCAGGGAGCTGCCTGCAGGCTGTATGAGGTGAAAGATCCAGTGTGCATCAGAACTCCACAGGGGGTTTCTGAGTGTGTTCGTTGTCTGCACAAGGTTGAAAAGAAGGGAGCTTTGATCCTCCAGTTAATACCATGTGTAGTTTTCTCTATAGTGAAGCAGTCTTGAAGGGTTATCACCTATGTTTGAAGCCCTTTAAGATCTCTAAAAGCCCATGTAAGTATTAAGTGTTTTTTTCCCACCAAGatctggggaaggtggggaacTCTCCAATTCTGGGAAGAAATTCTAGCAGACTGAGAATTCAGTTCCTTTCACCAAAGACATAGTAAGGAAATATACATAGGATTTGTCCACCAGTCTCAAGTGGAAAAGCTAGAACATTTCTCTTTTGAACTGTTCCTTTGCCTCTGCCATTGAAGATTTCCACAGGTATTCTTCCTCTGAGCTTTCTTCGTGAAATTTACCTTTAACTTATTGGTGTttgctcttttcattttctcccatCCCTAGgcaatgaggttccccccaaaatCTTATAACAAGGACTTGGAGTCTGCAGAGGTGAGGTTTCCTGGCAATCACACAGAAAGCTCCTTAGTTGGGGCATCGTTTTGCACTAGATTATGGGCTGGTAATCTTAATGAACTAGGCCCTGTTGTTTGATGGCATTAGAACATTAAATTGCTGAAACCTTATAGGATTTAAATACAAAACGGCTTGTTGAAATCTCATAAACTTGAGTTGTGAGATttcaaacatctttttaaaattaatgtttaattttgaTATCATCTAGAGGTATCTCTGGTATCATGTTACTGCCTCTTGTACTAGACTATTCCCttgcaaaataacaaaaaatgttaattaaatgggGCGATGTAGCTTAATTTacagaagtttatttattattttacagaattCGTCTTTTTCTGACACAGAAATTTAAGCTGTGGTCATATATCCTTGGGCCCAGCATACCACAATGGTGTTCCTACAGACTCCTGACAAAAGGAGGCACTGCTGTTGCTCGAACATTATGACGCATTTAAGTCCTTGGGTTTACCAgccaccctccctcccttttctcagACTTAGAAAACAGAGTATGCACCATGAGGAATGTAATTCCTCAAATACGTATGTCAAGCATTCAATTAAATACCtcagaaacatttaaaatgcatttctctCTCTGCAGTCTGTCAGCCGTATAAGCAACTTAAAAAGacgagaaatacaaaaaaaaagtcttttctgtGGGCCTTGTTGAAACTGGCATTACAAAGTTTTAGCTGTTTGTGGGGAAGGTGGCCTTTGCTGTAATTTGCACAGAAACTAAGTTTTGCCATATAGCAACTAAATGGTACTAAACCCTACTGTAACCTTCGCTTTGCAGGAGCGCCGGGAGCGCGAGCAGCAAGATCTAGAATTTGCCAAGGAAATGGCAGAGGATGACGACGACGGTTTCCCTTGATCTCTGGGTGGGGGGGGACATTTGTTTgcgagggtttgtttgtttgttttgttctccaaTACAAAACCTTACCTATTGGCTGAAAACCAGAACTTGCCCTTCTTTCTATATTCTGCATGTTGCGGGCGGTACAAAAAAGAAATCCTCTAGCTGCTGCAGAAGGAAAAACGGGACCCCAGATCAAGGGGGCTTGATTCTTGCTTCTGAACTAAAGGTCACCATGGTTTTTCAGTCATAAATGTTCCCTACAAAGGGCCAGACTAATCCAGTGTTGTCCTTCCTGGAGTTCTGCTCCAGCTGACATAGTAATTTCAGTGACAGATCTTGTCAAATTTTGTTTAGgacttttaaataaaagtttgaGGAAAATAAAATGCCTCTTGTATGGAATATTAAGTAGAACTAACGTTTACTCAGATCTAACAGTGGAGTCACTGGAAACATGGGAATTcaagctctatttttttttcccctgattgaTATTGGTATGCCTAAAAATATCGTGCTCTTTGATGAGAAATTGCCAGTGTTAGAGGCAGTGGAATACAGCCTTAGCTTCCGTTG includes:
- the PSMD3 gene encoding 26S proteasome non-ATPase regulatory subunit 3, which translates into the protein MKQEGGSRRRAGSEKAKLPPTEPHQPPALAADVEMQEEAAPAEPASAEKSQRELDAVTLEDIKEHVKQLEKAVSGKEPRYVLRALRALPSTSRRLNPNVLQKAINGFFTSNSAVRDFLIGFLEEPMDTEVDLQFRPRTGKAAATPLLPEVEAYLQLLLVIYLMNSKRYQEAQKVSDDLMQKISPQNRRALDLVVAKCYYYHARIYEFLNKLDVVRSFLHARLRTATLRHDADGQATLLNLLLRNYLHYDLYDQAEKLVSKSVFPEQANNNEWARYLYYTGRIKAIQLEYSEARRTMTNALRKAPQHTAVGFKQTVHKLLIVVELLLGEIPDRLQFRQPSLKRSLMPYFLLTQAVRTGNLAKFNQVLDQFGDKFQADGTYTLIIRLRHNVIKTGVRMISLSYSRISLADIAQKLQLDSPEDAEFIVAKAIRDGVIEASINHEKGYVQSKEMTDIYSTREPQLAFHQRISFCLDIHNMSVKAMRFPPKSYNKDLESAEERREREQQDLEFAKEMAEDDDDGFP